TGCGGTGGCCGATCAGGAGTTGGCGGATGTTTTGGAGGCGGAGGGCTTTCACTGCGTGCTGACCGATCCTTCTTTGGCGAGCGGGACCGACCGCATCGCTTTTGCTAATCGGGAGATCGGAGCTGAGCGGGTGGTCAACGTTCAGGCGGATGAGCCTCTGGTCTCGAAGAACCAGATTGAGTTGCTTTTCGAACTGCTCGAAGGAGGGGCGGAAATGAGTACCTTAGCCATCCGATTGGAGGCTCTGAAGCGTTTCAAGGACCCGAATCAGGTGAAAGTGGTCCGTGGGCTTCAGGGGCGCGCTCTTTATTTCTCCCGGGCTCCGATTCCCTGGGACCGGGAAAGTGCGGGGAATCCTGATGGGCCCACGATGGACGCCATTCCTGTCCTGGGCCATTTGGGGCTCTATGGGTATCGAGCCAGTTTTCTGGAAAAGTTTGTCTCGTTGGAACCTTCTCCTCTGGAGCAGATTGAGCGATTGGAACAACTTCGGGCCTTGGAGAATGGGGCCGAGATTCAGGTTGGCTTGACCGAGGAGCGCACGGTCGGTGTCGATACTCCTGAGGACGTGGGGCGGCTCGAGGCTGCGCTCGACGAGTTGGATCATGGGTGATTCGGCAAAATCGAAGGTAAATGTCGCCTCCTTTCTCGCGGAGCGCGCGAAAGATTCCGCGCGGGTGCCTGCGGTGCGGATTCCGATCGTGAAGAAGGGGGAGATTGCATTTGCGGATACTCCCTTTTCTGAACTCGAACTGTTGGTCTCCTCCTTGGCTGGAAGGATGGCGACCGAAGGCATCCACAAAGGAACGCGAGTGCTGGTCCTGGCCAAGCCAGGGTTGCAACTGATCGCCGGGGTTTTTGCGATTCTGCAGGTTGGGGGAATTCCCGTGGTCATTGATCCGGGGATGGGGCTTTCCGGGTTTTTGCGATGTGTCCGCCATTCGGAACCCGAAGCGGTTTTTGGAATTCGCCGCGGACTGATCCTTTCACGGTTGTTTCGGGGATCGTTCCGGAAGGTGAGGGCGAGGCTCTCCACACAGTTGGCTTCGCGGAAGGCGATGGCCGCGATGATGATTCCCCGTTTTCCCGTGGTCGCAACGGCTCCAGAGGATCCGGCCGCGATTCTTTTTACCTCCGGGTCTACCGGACCTGCGAAGGGAGTTTGCTATGAACACGGTATGTTTCAGGCACAGATCCGGGCGGTTCGCGAGCGATTCTCGATCGAGCCGGGAGAAGTGGATTTTCCAATGTTACCCGTCTTCGCTCTGTTTAACCCAGCCTTGGGTATGACGACGGTGGTTCCCCCGATGGATCCCAGTCGGCCTGCCAAAGCAGATGCGGCTCTGCAGATGCAGGTTATGAATGAGGCTGGGGTGACCAATAGTTTTGGTTCGCCGGTTCTCTGGAACAAGATTGCCGAGGAGGGAGAACGCTCGGGGACCAAAATCAAGAGTCTGCGCCGGATTCTGGCCGCCGGTGCCGCTTTGTCGCCGGCCTTGGTGGAGCGATTGCGACCGATTGTTCCCCATGCCCAAATTTTTAGTCCGTATGGGGCCACAGAGGCCCTTCCGTTGACCGCAATTGAGGGGGAGGAAATCCGTTCCGTTGCCGGAGAAACTGAGAAGGGCAATGGTGTTTGCGTAGGTCGACCGCTACCCGGAGTCGAAGTGCGGATCATCCCCGTGTCTCCCGAGGTGTTGACGGCGGCGGATCTGGTTTCGCTTCCAGCGGGCGAGATCGGCGAAATTGTTGCCAGCGGACCGATGGTGACGCGTGCCTATGATCGACGAGAGGATGCGACCAAGAAGGCCAAGGTTCATGAGGGGGACCGTATCTGGCACCGGATGGGTGACTTGGGCTATTGGGATAAAGAGGGTCGTCTATGGTTCTGTGGCCGAGTGGCCGAACGGGTGACGACTGCGGATGGCGTGACCTTCGACCCGGAATGCTGCGAACAGGTGTTTAACCGTCACCCGAGGGTCTATCGAACCGCTTTGGTTGGCCTGGGACCGAAAGCGCGCAGAACTCCAGGCATCGTCGTGCAGCCGCAGTCGGGGGAGTATCCATCCAGCTCCGAGGAAATGGGGCAATGGATCGAGGAGTTGAAGAAGCTCGCCGGGCAAACTCCGATGACGGCTCCCATCCGCCATTTCTTTTTCCGAAAGGAATTCCCTGTTGATGTGCGGCACAATGCAAAGATCCATCGATTGCAGTTGGCGAAGGAGTATGCTGCTCATGGGTTGGAGCCGACGGAGTAGGTTCGTCCGCTCAGGGGCATCGCCTTCGAATTAAAACTCTAGGCTGAACGGCAATACCTCGAGGGTCTAAAAAAATGGTTCATCGTCGATTGGCGGGAAAGAAGTAGCAAAGAAGCGGAATCGAAGTTAACTGATGTTGTAACTACACTAACATCAATCACTTCAAAACCGCTTCAACATGAAGTCTGTACTATGTTCCCTGTTTTGGGAAGGCTACACTTTGTATAAACACAAGCATCTGGGAAAAGGGCATTTGTTATTCATCCTAGAGGCCCTAAACGATCCGGTCTGTGGAGGTTGTGGGCAGAGTTGCCGGAGGATTCACGACCAGTCGCTGCGCCGTATTCGCGACTGTGATCTGTTGGATCAGCGGTTAAGTCTGGAGTTGAGTGTCCGTCGGGTTCGCTGCGGGCGCTGCGGGACGAAGACCGAACGCATTG
This genomic stretch from Puniceicoccus vermicola harbors:
- the kdsB gene encoding 3-deoxy-manno-octulosonate cytidylyltransferase, which produces MSIPKAIIVPARLESVRFPRKLLYVVRGEPLILHTARQVNRAAPDCPLYFAVADQELADVLEAEGFHCVLTDPSLASGTDRIAFANREIGAERVVNVQADEPLVSKNQIELLFELLEGGAEMSTLAIRLEALKRFKDPNQVKVVRGLQGRALYFSRAPIPWDRESAGNPDGPTMDAIPVLGHLGLYGYRASFLEKFVSLEPSPLEQIERLEQLRALENGAEIQVGLTEERTVGVDTPEDVGRLEAALDELDHG
- a CDS encoding transposase family protein, which encodes MKSVLCSLFWEGYTLYKHKHLGKGHLLFILEALNDPVCGGCGQSCRRIHDQSLRRIRDCDLLDQRLSLELSVRRVRCGRCGTKTERI
- a CDS encoding fatty acid CoA ligase family protein, translating into MGDSAKSKVNVASFLAERAKDSARVPAVRIPIVKKGEIAFADTPFSELELLVSSLAGRMATEGIHKGTRVLVLAKPGLQLIAGVFAILQVGGIPVVIDPGMGLSGFLRCVRHSEPEAVFGIRRGLILSRLFRGSFRKVRARLSTQLASRKAMAAMMIPRFPVVATAPEDPAAILFTSGSTGPAKGVCYEHGMFQAQIRAVRERFSIEPGEVDFPMLPVFALFNPALGMTTVVPPMDPSRPAKADAALQMQVMNEAGVTNSFGSPVLWNKIAEEGERSGTKIKSLRRILAAGAALSPALVERLRPIVPHAQIFSPYGATEALPLTAIEGEEIRSVAGETEKGNGVCVGRPLPGVEVRIIPVSPEVLTAADLVSLPAGEIGEIVASGPMVTRAYDRREDATKKAKVHEGDRIWHRMGDLGYWDKEGRLWFCGRVAERVTTADGVTFDPECCEQVFNRHPRVYRTALVGLGPKARRTPGIVVQPQSGEYPSSSEEMGQWIEELKKLAGQTPMTAPIRHFFFRKEFPVDVRHNAKIHRLQLAKEYAAHGLEPTE